The Microplitis mediator isolate UGA2020A chromosome 8, iyMicMedi2.1, whole genome shotgun sequence genome has a window encoding:
- the LOC130673731 gene encoding kinesin-like protein KIF21A isoform X1, which produces MMTDDSSVRVAVRIRPQVAREVIDMCRICTQVPVGEPQVFLGADKAFTYDYVFDTSVEQTEIYESCVRKLVEGALDGYNATVLAYGQTGSGKTYTMGTGFDIEVDDQVVGIIPRAIKHLFDGIATKQAKARERGHMPPEFKVTAQFLELYNEDLKDLLEPGGPRGGARIHEDTSGNIHLTGVEPRVVTNPEQALEYLRLGALSRTTGSTQMNTQSSRSHAIFTLYIKQQRCIRVEDPDADVDTSSDPMNEFETLTAKFHFVDLAGSERLKRTGATGDRAKEGISINCGLLALGNVISALGDKSKRALHVPYRDSKLTRLLQDSLGGNSQTCMIACISPSDRDFMETLSTLKYANRARNIKNKVTINQDKSSRTIASLRREIQQLQLELLEFRQGKRVAGEDGVNDAWHENQMLSSEMQSLRTRVKALSETVEALTTKNSLLLAEKAAGQWVSAGNDDVSQLVLGYVQEIEELRARLLEAEAMYQQLKKRQQQVTVNNPYPVDTYMFSETPSILDTAKKDVQKDINKLDALKEQQTASKEDDDDADADNTENGQESLSEDDSDDELDRKEEDDQEMAMGRELEALTSDIDVKQRLIQELEMSQRRLLSMKQHYEDKLAQLQARIRDTQEERDKVLSSLQQQASPPTEKVKKLRDEYEKKLTSMQKEMRILQSAKKEHARLLKNQSQSQMRLKSLHKELQDMKHAKVELLRKMRLESQRHKDNELRRNREIAQLRKESRRNANMIRTLEADKRMKEVVLRRKQEEVTALRKRDRGLSEKVAGRTPAKSLSSKSLKSRWQTFERTITKHTLIKQAAAETEREMERLLSEREQLGHDLEQLQKNREIFAAAHEDTTYFDEDIDNVKSKISYVQDSIAECQRDMMEMGDCDIEGEPGVDALISSIKSVDEAQYMLQKMLGFIVDQSCTAAQKQLEFRDMESRLNQVTQQSDVQHQLLEHVMRDRELFSFTNHDVNYSPSMSRSSSSDNSETYGHQGNAEGKRVKARQRKLQRNDLLFGSTTESKVDQQNQNQNHNHPLTRVPSAPGSLKGLVLTRGPHGGSPTLARRDSTSPRPLRRPHHGLGGSMEQVAQMDISSPPGSPTIYRRFNSREENVFSRLTAARQPLTTDPQPSKGIISPYPGKVQPRATLQCSHVAEGHSKAVLAIDVTHDLLFSGSKDRTVKVWDLGTGLENMTLTGHPNNVVAVKYSRLNNLLFSVSAAYVKVWDLRAANSCVKTLFSSGQTQSGSLSHTTPSRTLQLPVGEAAINDLSLSLDEQELYTASSDKVRTWDLRKLTYTGRFSTPHTAAVMCLAVAQDGRIITGSKDHLISLIDRNTSGQAVSLAPPHYDGVECLAPSGSILFSGSRDMCIKRWDLSKMELVQSLNNAHKDWILGLCTINNGSVMVSGCRGGILRAWSVAREPMGECNLMGEVRAHGSAINAVVTNQQHIFTASNDGTIRLWSFFNKRDQPRTFQRSNSLKC; this is translated from the exons atgatGACTGACGATTCAAGTGTTCGTGTTGCTGTTCG gATAAGGCCTCAGGTAGCTAGAGAGGTGATTGACATGTGTCGAATATGTACACAAGTGCCGGTAGGCGAGCCCCAAGTATTCTTGGGAGCAGACAAAGCCTTTACGTATGACTATGTGTTCGATACAAGTGTTGAACAGACTGAAATATATGAGAGCTGCGTTAGGAAGCTCGTTGAAGGTGCTTTGGATGGATACAATGCTACTGTCCTGGCTTATGGACAGACTGGGTCTGGTAAAACCTATACCATGGGTACGGGATTTGATATTGAGGTTGATGACCAAGTTGTCGGGATAATTCCTCGAGcaataaaacatttgtttgATGGGATCGCTACCAAACAGGCTAAAGCTCGTGAACGTGGGCACATGCCTCCGGAGTTTAAG GTGACGGCACAATTTTTAGAATTGTATAATGAAGACTTGAAAGATTTACTTGAACCTGGAGGACCTCGAGGTGGTGCCAGAATTCATGAGGACACTTCGGGAAATATTCATCTTACTGGAGTTGAACCTCGAGTGGTAACTAATCCGGAGCAAGCATTGGAATATTTGAGGCTTGGTGCGTTGTCACGGACAACTGGATCCACGCAGATGAACACTCAGTCATCGCGATCACATGCTATTTTTACTTTGTACATTAAACAGCAGCGGTGTATCAGGGTTGAAGATCCAGATGCTGATGTCGACACGAGCAGCGATCCGATGAATGAATTCGAAACATTGACAGCTAAATTTCACTTCGTTGACTTGGCGGGCTCGGAAAGATTGAAACGAACTGGTGCCACTGGAGATCGTGCTAAAGAAGGGATTTCTATAAATTGTGGGCTGCTTGCTCTGGGTAATGTTATTTCTGCGCTGGGGGATAAGAGCAAGAGAGCACTGCACGTGCCTTATCGTGACTCAAAGCTGACACGTTTGTTACAAGATTCACTAGGAGGTAACTCGCAGACTTGTATGATTGCTTGTATTTCTCCAAGCGATAGGGATTTTATGGAGACTCTGAGTACGCTCAAGTACGCTAACCGGGCACGGAATATCAAGAACAAAGTTACTATTAACCAGGACAAGAGTTCAAGAACTATAGCTTCGTTGAGGCGAGAGATCCAACAGTTGCAGCTGGAATTACTTGAGTTCCGGCAGGGTAAGCGAGTTGCTGGTGAGGATGGTGTCAATGATGCTTGGCATGAGAACCAGATGCTCAGCAGCGAAATGCAGAGTCTCAGAACGAGAGTTAAAGCACTTTCGGAGACTGTAGAAGCATTGACGACGAAGAATTCATTGCTGTTGGCTGAAAAAGCTGCTGGTCAATGGGTTTCTGCTGGTAATGATGATGTTTCTCAGTTAGTTCTAGGGTACGTCCAAGAAATTGAAGAATTGAGGGCACGATTGCTAGAAGCGGAGGCCATGTAtcagcaattaaaaaaacgcCAGCAGCAAGTTACTGTCAATAATCCTTATCCGGTTGATACTTACATGTTTAGTGAGACACCTTCAATTTTGGACACAGCGAAGAAAGACGTGCAGAAGGATATCAATAAACTGGATGCGTTGAAGGAACAGCAGACTGCTAGTAaggaagatgatgatgatgctgatgctgataatACTGAAAATGGACAAGAGTCACTTAGTGAAGACGATTCGGACGATGAATTGGATCGTAAGGAAGAAGATGATCAGGAAATGGCCATGGGCAGAGAACTAGAGGCTTTGACTTCTGATATTGATGTAAAGCAACGTTTGATTCAAGAACTGGAGATGTCCCAACGGCGTTTGCTTTCAATGAAGCAGCACTACGAGGACAAACTTGCCCAGCTTCAAGCGCGAATTCGCGATACGCAAGAAGAACGTGACAAAGTTTTGTCTTCTTTGCAGCAGCAGGCATCTCCGCCCACAGAGAAGGTAAAGAAACTACGCGATGAGTACGAGAAGAAGTTAACGTCAATGCAGAAAGAAATGAGGATTTTGCAGTCGGCTAAAAAAGAACACGCGCGATTGCTGAAAAATCAGAGCCAGAGCCAGATGCGACTCAAAAGCTTACATAAAGAGCTTCAGGATATGAAGCATGCCAAGGTGGAGCTGCTGAGGAAGATGCGATTAGAGTCACAGAGACACAAAGACAACGAGTTGAGACGTAACCGGGAAATTGCTCAGCTACGAAAAGAAAGCAGACGCAATGCCAATATGATCAGGACTCTTGAGGCAGACAAACGCATGAAAGAAGTTGTTTTGAGACGTAAACAAGAAGAAGTTACTGCATTGAGAAAACGCGACCGCGGGTTGAGCGAAAAAGTTGCTGGGCGTACTCCTGCTAAATCACTTAGCTCGAAAAGCTTGAAATCCCGATGGCAGACATTCGAAAGAACAATTACTAAGCATACTCTTATTAAACAGGCTGCTGCTGAAACTGAGCGTGAGATGGAGCGTTTATTGTCTGAACGTGAACAATTGGGACACGATTTGGAACAGCTCCAAAAAAATCGTGAAATATTTGCTGCCGCTCATGAAGACACGACTTATTTTGACGAAGATATTGATAATGTCAAGAGCAAAATATCTTATGTCCAAGACAGTATCGCCGAGTGCCAAAGAGACATGATGGAAATGGGAGACTGCGATATAGAAGGTGAACCAGGTGTCGATGCTcttatttcatcaataaaatctGTTGACGAGGCTCAATATATGCTTCAAAAAATGCTTGGATTTATTGTCGATCAGAGCTGCACCGCCGCTCAAAAACAACTTGAGTTCCGGGATATGGAATCGCGACTAAATCAGGTCACTCAGCAAAGCGACGTTCAGCACCAATTACTCGAGCACGTGATGCGCGATCGTGAACTATTTTCTTTTACAAACCATGACGTCAATTACAGTCCTTCTATGTCCCGGTCTTCATCTTCTGATAA cagCGAGACTTATGGACATCAAGGAAATGCCGAAGGCAAGCGTGTAAAAGCACGTCAACGTAAACTTCAGCGCAACGATTTATTGTTTGGCAGCACAACCGAGTCGAAAGTTGATCAGCAAAACCAAAACCAAAATCACAATCATCCACTGACGCGAGTTCCAAGTGCTCCAGGAAGTTTAAA GGGTTTGGTATTAACGCGAGGACCGCATGGTGGATCTCCAACACTTGCTAGACGTGATAGCACATCTCCACGACCGCTACGTCGTCCTCATCATGGACTTGGTGGTTCCAT GGAACAGGTGGCACAAATGGACATATCGTCGCCACCTGGATCGCCTACAATCTATAGAAGATTCAATAGTCGTGAGGAAAATGTATTTTCACGATTAACAGCAGCTCGTCAGCCATTGACGACAGATCCACAGCCTAGTAAAGGTATTATATCACCGTATCCTGGTAAAGTTCAACCACGAGCGACTTTACAGTGCAGTCATGTTGCTGAAGGTCATAGCAAAGCTGTTCTAGCTATTGATGTAACacatgatttattatttagcgGGTCTAAAG atcgaACGGTGAAGGTGTGGGACCTGGGAACGGGACTGGAGAATATGACACTGACGGGACACCCGAACAATGTGGTTGCGGTTAAATATTCTcggttaaataatttattattcagtgTATCGGCGGCTTATGTAAAAGTCTGGGATCTGAGAGCCGCTAATTCATGTGTTAAGACACTTTTCTCATCGGGACAGACCCAGAGTGGATCACTTTCGCACACTACGCCCTCAAGGACGTTGCAGCTACCAGTGGGAGAGGCTGCAATAAATGATCTGTCGTTGAGTTTGGATGAGCAAGAATTGTACACGGCTTCGAGTGACAAAGTCAGGACCTGGGATTTGAGAAAACTGACGTACACAGGCCGGTTTAGTACACCGCATACCGCCGCCGTAATGTGTCTCGCGGTCGCTCAAGACGGTCGCATTATTACTGGAAGTAAAGATCATTTGATTTCGTTGATTGATAGAAATACTTCTGGACAAGCTGTCAGTCTTGCACCGCCACACTATGACGGGGTTGAATGCCTCGCTCCAAGTGGCTCTATACTTttttcag GGTCAAGGGATATGTGCATCAAGCGTTGGGACTTGAGTAAAATGGAGCTAGTGCAATCTTTAAATAATGCTCACAAAGATTGGATCCTCGGGCTCTGTACCATCAACAACGGATCCGTGATGGTGTCAGGTTGCCGCGGGGGAATTTTGCGAGCCTGGTCCGTAGCCCGGGAGCCTATGGGCGAGTGCAATCTAATGGGAGAAGTTCGTGCCCACGGATCCGCAATAAATGCCGTAGTCACAAACCAGCAGCACATCTTTACCGCCAGCAA TGATGGAACGATAAGATTGTggagttttttcaataaacgTGACCAACCACGTACATTTCAACGAAGCAATTCATTAAAATGCTAA
- the LOC130673731 gene encoding kinesin-like protein KIF21A isoform X3, translating to MMTDDSSVRVAVRIRPQVAREVIDMCRICTQVPVGEPQVFLGADKAFTYDYVFDTSVEQTEIYESCVRKLVEGALDGYNATVLAYGQTGSGKTYTMGTGFDIEVDDQVVGIIPRAIKHLFDGIATKQAKARERGHMPPEFKVTAQFLELYNEDLKDLLEPGGPRGGARIHEDTSGNIHLTGVEPRVVTNPEQALEYLRLGALSRTTGSTQMNTQSSRSHAIFTLYIKQQRCIRVEDPDADVDTSSDPMNEFETLTAKFHFVDLAGSERLKRTGATGDRAKEGISINCGLLALGNVISALGDKSKRALHVPYRDSKLTRLLQDSLGGNSQTCMIACISPSDRDFMETLSTLKYANRARNIKNKVTINQDKSSRTIASLRREIQQLQLELLEFRQGKRVAGEDGVNDAWHENQMLSSEMQSLRTRVKALSETVEALTTKNSLLLAEKAAGQWVSAGNDDVSQLVLGYVQEIEELRARLLEAEAMYQQLKKRQQQVTVNNPYPVDTYMFSETPSILDTAKKDVQKDINKLDALKEQQTASKEDDDDADADNTENGQESLSEDDSDDELDRKEEDDQEMAMGRELEALTSDIDVKQRLIQELEMSQRRLLSMKQHYEDKLAQLQARIRDTQEERDKVLSSLQQQASPPTEKVKKLRDEYEKKLTSMQKEMRILQSAKKEHARLLKNQSQSQMRLKSLHKELQDMKHAKVELLRKMRLESQRHKDNELRRNREIAQLRKESRRNANMIRTLEADKRMKEVVLRRKQEEVTALRKRDRGLSEKVAGRTPAKSLSSKSLKSRWQTFERTITKHTLIKQAAAETEREMERLLSEREQLGHDLEQLQKNREIFAAAHEDTTYFDEDIDNVKSKISYVQDSIAECQRDMMEMGDCDIEGEPGVDALISSIKSVDEAQYMLQKMLGFIVDQSCTAAQKQLEFRDMESRLNQVTQQSDVQHQLLEHVMRDRELFSFTNHDVNYSPSMSRSSSSDNSETYGHQGNAEGKRVKARQRKLQRNDLLFGSTTESKVDQQNQNQNHNHPLTRVPSAPGSLKGLVLTRGPHGGSPTLARRDSTSPRPLRRPHHGLGGSMEQVAQMDISSPPGSPTIYRRFNSREENVFSRLTAARQPLTTDPQPSKGIISPYPGKVQPRATLQCSHVAEGHSKAVLAIDVTHDLLFSGSKDRTVKVWDLGTGLENMTLTGHPNNVVAVKYSRLNNLLFSVSAAYVKVWDLRAANSCVKTLFSSGQTQSGSLSHTTPSRTLQLPVGEAAINDLSLSLDEQELYTASSDKVRTWDLRKLTYTGRFSTPHTAAVMCLAVAQDGRIITGSKDHLISLIDRNTSGQAVSLAPPHYDGVECLAPSGSILFSGSRDMCIKRWDLSKMELVQSLNNAHKDWILGLCTINNGSVMVSGCRGGILRAWSVAREPMGECNLMGEVRAHGSAINAVVTNQQHIFTASNSGEVKLWRVLDPFPAMSMSTMSI from the exons atgatGACTGACGATTCAAGTGTTCGTGTTGCTGTTCG gATAAGGCCTCAGGTAGCTAGAGAGGTGATTGACATGTGTCGAATATGTACACAAGTGCCGGTAGGCGAGCCCCAAGTATTCTTGGGAGCAGACAAAGCCTTTACGTATGACTATGTGTTCGATACAAGTGTTGAACAGACTGAAATATATGAGAGCTGCGTTAGGAAGCTCGTTGAAGGTGCTTTGGATGGATACAATGCTACTGTCCTGGCTTATGGACAGACTGGGTCTGGTAAAACCTATACCATGGGTACGGGATTTGATATTGAGGTTGATGACCAAGTTGTCGGGATAATTCCTCGAGcaataaaacatttgtttgATGGGATCGCTACCAAACAGGCTAAAGCTCGTGAACGTGGGCACATGCCTCCGGAGTTTAAG GTGACGGCACAATTTTTAGAATTGTATAATGAAGACTTGAAAGATTTACTTGAACCTGGAGGACCTCGAGGTGGTGCCAGAATTCATGAGGACACTTCGGGAAATATTCATCTTACTGGAGTTGAACCTCGAGTGGTAACTAATCCGGAGCAAGCATTGGAATATTTGAGGCTTGGTGCGTTGTCACGGACAACTGGATCCACGCAGATGAACACTCAGTCATCGCGATCACATGCTATTTTTACTTTGTACATTAAACAGCAGCGGTGTATCAGGGTTGAAGATCCAGATGCTGATGTCGACACGAGCAGCGATCCGATGAATGAATTCGAAACATTGACAGCTAAATTTCACTTCGTTGACTTGGCGGGCTCGGAAAGATTGAAACGAACTGGTGCCACTGGAGATCGTGCTAAAGAAGGGATTTCTATAAATTGTGGGCTGCTTGCTCTGGGTAATGTTATTTCTGCGCTGGGGGATAAGAGCAAGAGAGCACTGCACGTGCCTTATCGTGACTCAAAGCTGACACGTTTGTTACAAGATTCACTAGGAGGTAACTCGCAGACTTGTATGATTGCTTGTATTTCTCCAAGCGATAGGGATTTTATGGAGACTCTGAGTACGCTCAAGTACGCTAACCGGGCACGGAATATCAAGAACAAAGTTACTATTAACCAGGACAAGAGTTCAAGAACTATAGCTTCGTTGAGGCGAGAGATCCAACAGTTGCAGCTGGAATTACTTGAGTTCCGGCAGGGTAAGCGAGTTGCTGGTGAGGATGGTGTCAATGATGCTTGGCATGAGAACCAGATGCTCAGCAGCGAAATGCAGAGTCTCAGAACGAGAGTTAAAGCACTTTCGGAGACTGTAGAAGCATTGACGACGAAGAATTCATTGCTGTTGGCTGAAAAAGCTGCTGGTCAATGGGTTTCTGCTGGTAATGATGATGTTTCTCAGTTAGTTCTAGGGTACGTCCAAGAAATTGAAGAATTGAGGGCACGATTGCTAGAAGCGGAGGCCATGTAtcagcaattaaaaaaacgcCAGCAGCAAGTTACTGTCAATAATCCTTATCCGGTTGATACTTACATGTTTAGTGAGACACCTTCAATTTTGGACACAGCGAAGAAAGACGTGCAGAAGGATATCAATAAACTGGATGCGTTGAAGGAACAGCAGACTGCTAGTAaggaagatgatgatgatgctgatgctgataatACTGAAAATGGACAAGAGTCACTTAGTGAAGACGATTCGGACGATGAATTGGATCGTAAGGAAGAAGATGATCAGGAAATGGCCATGGGCAGAGAACTAGAGGCTTTGACTTCTGATATTGATGTAAAGCAACGTTTGATTCAAGAACTGGAGATGTCCCAACGGCGTTTGCTTTCAATGAAGCAGCACTACGAGGACAAACTTGCCCAGCTTCAAGCGCGAATTCGCGATACGCAAGAAGAACGTGACAAAGTTTTGTCTTCTTTGCAGCAGCAGGCATCTCCGCCCACAGAGAAGGTAAAGAAACTACGCGATGAGTACGAGAAGAAGTTAACGTCAATGCAGAAAGAAATGAGGATTTTGCAGTCGGCTAAAAAAGAACACGCGCGATTGCTGAAAAATCAGAGCCAGAGCCAGATGCGACTCAAAAGCTTACATAAAGAGCTTCAGGATATGAAGCATGCCAAGGTGGAGCTGCTGAGGAAGATGCGATTAGAGTCACAGAGACACAAAGACAACGAGTTGAGACGTAACCGGGAAATTGCTCAGCTACGAAAAGAAAGCAGACGCAATGCCAATATGATCAGGACTCTTGAGGCAGACAAACGCATGAAAGAAGTTGTTTTGAGACGTAAACAAGAAGAAGTTACTGCATTGAGAAAACGCGACCGCGGGTTGAGCGAAAAAGTTGCTGGGCGTACTCCTGCTAAATCACTTAGCTCGAAAAGCTTGAAATCCCGATGGCAGACATTCGAAAGAACAATTACTAAGCATACTCTTATTAAACAGGCTGCTGCTGAAACTGAGCGTGAGATGGAGCGTTTATTGTCTGAACGTGAACAATTGGGACACGATTTGGAACAGCTCCAAAAAAATCGTGAAATATTTGCTGCCGCTCATGAAGACACGACTTATTTTGACGAAGATATTGATAATGTCAAGAGCAAAATATCTTATGTCCAAGACAGTATCGCCGAGTGCCAAAGAGACATGATGGAAATGGGAGACTGCGATATAGAAGGTGAACCAGGTGTCGATGCTcttatttcatcaataaaatctGTTGACGAGGCTCAATATATGCTTCAAAAAATGCTTGGATTTATTGTCGATCAGAGCTGCACCGCCGCTCAAAAACAACTTGAGTTCCGGGATATGGAATCGCGACTAAATCAGGTCACTCAGCAAAGCGACGTTCAGCACCAATTACTCGAGCACGTGATGCGCGATCGTGAACTATTTTCTTTTACAAACCATGACGTCAATTACAGTCCTTCTATGTCCCGGTCTTCATCTTCTGATAA cagCGAGACTTATGGACATCAAGGAAATGCCGAAGGCAAGCGTGTAAAAGCACGTCAACGTAAACTTCAGCGCAACGATTTATTGTTTGGCAGCACAACCGAGTCGAAAGTTGATCAGCAAAACCAAAACCAAAATCACAATCATCCACTGACGCGAGTTCCAAGTGCTCCAGGAAGTTTAAA GGGTTTGGTATTAACGCGAGGACCGCATGGTGGATCTCCAACACTTGCTAGACGTGATAGCACATCTCCACGACCGCTACGTCGTCCTCATCATGGACTTGGTGGTTCCAT GGAACAGGTGGCACAAATGGACATATCGTCGCCACCTGGATCGCCTACAATCTATAGAAGATTCAATAGTCGTGAGGAAAATGTATTTTCACGATTAACAGCAGCTCGTCAGCCATTGACGACAGATCCACAGCCTAGTAAAGGTATTATATCACCGTATCCTGGTAAAGTTCAACCACGAGCGACTTTACAGTGCAGTCATGTTGCTGAAGGTCATAGCAAAGCTGTTCTAGCTATTGATGTAACacatgatttattatttagcgGGTCTAAAG atcgaACGGTGAAGGTGTGGGACCTGGGAACGGGACTGGAGAATATGACACTGACGGGACACCCGAACAATGTGGTTGCGGTTAAATATTCTcggttaaataatttattattcagtgTATCGGCGGCTTATGTAAAAGTCTGGGATCTGAGAGCCGCTAATTCATGTGTTAAGACACTTTTCTCATCGGGACAGACCCAGAGTGGATCACTTTCGCACACTACGCCCTCAAGGACGTTGCAGCTACCAGTGGGAGAGGCTGCAATAAATGATCTGTCGTTGAGTTTGGATGAGCAAGAATTGTACACGGCTTCGAGTGACAAAGTCAGGACCTGGGATTTGAGAAAACTGACGTACACAGGCCGGTTTAGTACACCGCATACCGCCGCCGTAATGTGTCTCGCGGTCGCTCAAGACGGTCGCATTATTACTGGAAGTAAAGATCATTTGATTTCGTTGATTGATAGAAATACTTCTGGACAAGCTGTCAGTCTTGCACCGCCACACTATGACGGGGTTGAATGCCTCGCTCCAAGTGGCTCTATACTTttttcag GGTCAAGGGATATGTGCATCAAGCGTTGGGACTTGAGTAAAATGGAGCTAGTGCAATCTTTAAATAATGCTCACAAAGATTGGATCCTCGGGCTCTGTACCATCAACAACGGATCCGTGATGGTGTCAGGTTGCCGCGGGGGAATTTTGCGAGCCTGGTCCGTAGCCCGGGAGCCTATGGGCGAGTGCAATCTAATGGGAGAAGTTCGTGCCCACGGATCCGCAATAAATGCCGTAGTCACAAACCAGCAGCACATCTTTACCGCCAGCAA CTCGGGTGAAGTTAAACTCTGGCGAGTTTTAGATCCTTTTCCTGCAATGTCTATGTCCACAATGTCTATCTAA